The genomic window CCGTTGAAGTTATTGAGAGCATTGATGCAGATGTTGTTGTTGAGGCAACTCCAACAAACATAAAGACAGGAGAACCTGCAAAAACACATATATTGAAGGCATTTGAAAATGGAAAGCATGTTGTTACTGCAAATAAGGGGCCATTAGCACTTTATTTTAAAGAATTAGTTGAATCATCTGAAAAAAATGGCGTTATGTTTAGATATGAGGCATCTGTTGGAGGAGCAATGCCAATAATAAACCTTGCAAAGGAAACACTTGCAGGGAATGAGATAAAATCCATCAAAGGGATTTTAAATGGAACTACCAACTATATATTGACAAAAATGGAAAAGGAAAAACTTGATTTCAATACTGTTTTAAAGGAGGCCCAAGAATTGGGGATTGCTGAAACAGACCCGTCCCAAGATATTTATGGTTATGACACAGCGGCAAAGATTGTTATTCTTGCAAATTCAATTATGGGGATGAACAAGACGATAGATGATGTTAAAATAGAAGGAATAACAAGAATAACTCCTGAGGCAATAGAATTGGCAAACAAAAGTGGATATACAATAAAATTAATTGGGGAAGTTAAGAAGAATAAATTGGTTGTAGAGCCGAGGTTGGTTCAATTAGATAGTCCATTAAACGTTAAAGGAACTTTAAACGTTGCAATGTTTAACACTGATTTGGCAAAAGAAGTAGTTATTGTTGGAAGAGGGGCAGGAGCAACAGAAACTGCCTCAGCAATTTTGAGTGATTTGATAAACATCCATTTTAAGGCAAAAGAAAAATAATTTTCTATATCTTTTTTACTTTGTCTTATAAAATACATATTTGGATTTTCGAATATTCGAGTGTTGTATAAATATAAATTACATTAATATATTTAGAAATATAAATCTATATGCAATAAAAAATAAAAATAGAGGAGTTATGACATTAAGCATCATTCTTTTCTTTCCATTCATTTAATATCTTATTCCAATTCTTTCTCAAGAATTCTCCAACTTGTGATGAATCCCTTGTTCCAACAACACAAGTCCATCCTGTTTTATCCTCAATATCTCCTCTTGTTGATGCAGCCAATGCAGGAAGGATTA from Methanotorris formicicus Mc-S-70 includes these protein-coding regions:
- a CDS encoding homoserine dehydrogenase — its product is MKIILVGFGVIGRGVAKVVDEKRKSLKEKYGFEPKVVAISDSSGAAIDENGLDLKKAIEVKENTGKIVNYNGKELSSVEVIESIDADVVVEATPTNIKTGEPAKTHILKAFENGKHVVTANKGPLALYFKELVESSEKNGVMFRYEASVGGAMPIINLAKETLAGNEIKSIKGILNGTTNYILTKMEKEKLDFNTVLKEAQELGIAETDPSQDIYGYDTAAKIVILANSIMGMNKTIDDVKIEGITRITPEAIELANKSGYTIKLIGEVKKNKLVVEPRLVQLDSPLNVKGTLNVAMFNTDLAKEVVIVGRGAGATETASAILSDLINIHFKAKEK